One part of the Ranitomeya imitator isolate aRanImi1 chromosome 10, aRanImi1.pri, whole genome shotgun sequence genome encodes these proteins:
- the AURKAIP1 gene encoding small ribosomal subunit protein mS38 isoform X1, with amino-acid sequence MTPTDLRNLFSHLSMWLTRLTSHLNIATRIAGCLVPRCAATSHRTLSKCYSTQHAQRQRIPPPTWCTLEPELDDVLVPRRLSISPLESLLSSRYTLPKPLASIAQEEPEEHDRSYDCPSHLDSDHTGEDGGDRGVMQCKNVLKIRRRKMNKHKYKKLQKRIKFLRKKVLDKRKVRKQKKFENDLTRIWRKAGLKKAPDGWITPKIFVKY; translated from the exons ACCCCCACGGACCTCCGTAACTTATTCTCCCATCTCAGCATGTGGCTGACACGACTGACTTCTCACCTTAACATAGCCACAAGGATTGCAG GATGTCTGGTTCCCCGATGTGCAGCTACAAGTCACAGGACACTGTCCAAATGTTATAGCACTCAGCACGCTCAGAGGCAGAGGATCCCTCCCCCTACATGGTGCACCCTAGAGCCCGAACTGGACGATGTACTGGTCCCCCGCAGGCTGTCCATCAGCCCTCTAGAGAGCTTACTTTCCTCCCGGTACACTCTCCCCAAGCCTCTCGCCTCCATCGCCCAGGAGGAGCCGGAAGAACACGACAGAAGCTACGATTGCCCCTCTCATCTGGACTCTGACCACACGGGGGAAGATGGCGGCGACCGGGGTGTTATGCAGTGTAAGAACGTCCTGAAGATCCGACGGAGGAAGATGAACAAACACAAGTACAAGAAGCTGCAAAAGCGCATTAAGTTTCTCCGGAAGAAAGTTTTGGATAAACGCAAAGTGAGGAAACAG AaaaaatttgaaaatgatctgactAGAATCTGGAGAAAAGCCGGACTGAAAAAGGCCCCGGACGGGTGGATCACGCCGaaaatatttgtgaaatattaa
- the AURKAIP1 gene encoding small ribosomal subunit protein mS38 isoform X2, which yields MWLTRLTSHLNIATRIAGCLVPRCAATSHRTLSKCYSTQHAQRQRIPPPTWCTLEPELDDVLVPRRLSISPLESLLSSRYTLPKPLASIAQEEPEEHDRSYDCPSHLDSDHTGEDGGDRGVMQCKNVLKIRRRKMNKHKYKKLQKRIKFLRKKVLDKRKVRKQKKFENDLTRIWRKAGLKKAPDGWITPKIFVKY from the exons ATGTGGCTGACACGACTGACTTCTCACCTTAACATAGCCACAAGGATTGCAG GATGTCTGGTTCCCCGATGTGCAGCTACAAGTCACAGGACACTGTCCAAATGTTATAGCACTCAGCACGCTCAGAGGCAGAGGATCCCTCCCCCTACATGGTGCACCCTAGAGCCCGAACTGGACGATGTACTGGTCCCCCGCAGGCTGTCCATCAGCCCTCTAGAGAGCTTACTTTCCTCCCGGTACACTCTCCCCAAGCCTCTCGCCTCCATCGCCCAGGAGGAGCCGGAAGAACACGACAGAAGCTACGATTGCCCCTCTCATCTGGACTCTGACCACACGGGGGAAGATGGCGGCGACCGGGGTGTTATGCAGTGTAAGAACGTCCTGAAGATCCGACGGAGGAAGATGAACAAACACAAGTACAAGAAGCTGCAAAAGCGCATTAAGTTTCTCCGGAAGAAAGTTTTGGATAAACGCAAAGTGAGGAAACAG AaaaaatttgaaaatgatctgactAGAATCTGGAGAAAAGCCGGACTGAAAAAGGCCCCGGACGGGTGGATCACGCCGaaaatatttgtgaaatattaa